A window from Setaria italica strain Yugu1 chromosome VIII, Setaria_italica_v2.0, whole genome shotgun sequence encodes these proteins:
- the LOC101775364 gene encoding uncharacterized protein LOC101775364 → MDRPEMRQASDVEDVERRLSDANAGPISIPYAVIKSITKNFAEVIGNGAFGVVYLGMLKHGGLQNGMVAVKKVTTWNDFSDKLFLDEVNCLKRVKHKNIVKFLGYCADTQGEVMEVDRKNTVIAEKKHRFLCFEYVPNGDLHHYLKEKFYGFQWSMRYRIIKGVCEALDYLQEAHIYHLDLKPANVLLGADMEPKITDFGLSRCNDEKKSTILTTDVKGTRGYIAPEMIDNKQISCKSDIYSLGIIMIRLLTGNNGAIVENWHESLDRGCKLMDRCIEIAQICVHHDPSKRPTACDIIVMLNRTEAMTQKVPSFFNRLRTDPPFSLRQMVQRFKKTFSQTLCEHCRMVDISDDLNILERILEGSQKPSKISYPLLQFITRNFSDERKIGHNELGDFFKGILRIVAVTRLSRSLSISDKIFHQEVKLMTMAQHGNIIRLLGNCSYAEENVGQDGEITIDERERLLCFEYLSKGSLKKHLSDELRGLQWHTRYQIIRGICEGLRYLHKERAIVHMYLRPACIILDDFMVPKITEFGISELVMTSTNHHQQREYLAPESISNGSVSFKADIYSLGIIIRELVTGSKETPCLIKVLRRWKHRWGKSGPLWCLQIKKCLELAQSCMQKDPNKRPPISHIVGELNELDTNANVSTLDQINSCLEDMLEIEPLELHFRFEHNKAITRSVELINDTDDAFAFRITASSSLPYYTKPSKSIVGPRSRCSVTVALEALEMAPEQCKYGASRFYVQSTRVVESLTAEDITEDMFDEETDGKVVDKVDLIVFLE, encoded by the exons AAATGAGGCAAGCAAGTGACGTGGAAGACGTGGAGCGCCGACTTAGTGATGCAAATGCGGGACCCATCAGCATACCTTATGCAGTTATAAAATCTATTACCAAAAATTTTGCTGAAGTGATTGGTAATGGTGCCTTTGGTGTGGTTTACCTG GGCATGCTAAAACACGGAGGTCTTCAAAATGGGATGGTTGCTGTGAAGAAGGTTACCACATGGAACGATTTTTCTGATAAGCTATTTTTGGATGAAGTCAACTGTCTGAAGAGGGTAAAGcacaaaaatattgtaaaattttTAGGCTATTGTGCAGATACACAAGGGGAAGTGATGGAAGTAGACAGAAAAAATACAGTTATTGCTGAGAAGAAACACAGGTTCCTTTGCTTTGAGTATGTACCGAATGGAGACCTTCACCATTACCTTAAAG AAAAGTTCTATGGATTTCAATGGAGCATGCGTTATCGAATAATAAAGGGAGTTTGTGAGGCGCTGGACTATCTTCAGGAAGCACACATATATCATTTGGATCTCAAACCTGCAAATGTGCTTCTGGGTGCTGACATGGAGCCAAAAATTACAGATTTTGGTTTGTCAAGGTGCAATGACGAAAAAAAATCCACAATATTGACTACGGATGTTAAAGGAACTAG GGGATACATTGCACCAGAAATGATAGACAACAAACAAATATCATGCAAGTCAGATATATACAGTTTGGGTATTATCATGATAAGACTACTAACGGGGAATAATGGGGCTATTGTTGAAAAT TGGCACGAATCATTAGATAGAGGCTGTAAACTAATGGACAGATGCATTGAAATAGCACAAATTTGTGTTCACCATGACCCAAGTAAAAGACCTACTGCGTGTGACATAATCGTTATGCTTAACCGGACAGAAGCCATGACTCAAAAGGTTCCTTCGTTTTTTAATAGGCTAAGAACTGATCCACCGTTTTCATTACGGCAG ATGGTGCAAAGATTCAAGAAAACGTTCTCACAAACTCTTTGCGAGCATTGCAG AATGGTCGACATATCTGATGATCTTAATATACTGGAGCGTATACTTGAGGGAAGCCAGAAGCCGAGTAAGATATCATATCCACTTCTGCAGTTCATCACCAGAAATTTCTCTGATGAACGAAAAATTGGTCACAATGAACTTGGAGATTTTTTCAAG GGAATCCTGCGGATCGTTGCTGTGACAAGGCTTTCTAGGAGCCTCAGTATTAGCGATAAGATCTTTCATCAGGAGGTTAAACTCATGACGATGGCTCAGCATGGAAATATAATACGGTTGCTAGGCAACTGTTCGTATGCAGAAGAAAATGTAGGACAAGATGGAGAAATTACCATCGATGAGAGGGAAAGATTGCTCTGTTTTGAGTATTTAAGCAAAGGAAGCCTTAAGAAGCATCTTTCTG ATGAATTAAGGGGACTTCAGTGGCATACACGATATCAGATAATCAGGGGAATCTGTGAGGGTTTACGTTATCTTCACAAGGAAAGGGCAATTGTTCACATGTATCTCAGGCCCGCATGTATAATACTGGATGATTTTATGGTTCCAAAGATCACAGAGTTTGGTATATCAGAACTTGTAATGACAAGCACTAACCATCATCAACAGCG AGAATATTTGGCTCCGGAGAGCATATCGAACGGCAGTGTGTCATTTAAAGCGGACATTTATAGTTTGGGTATCATAATCAGAGAGTTGGTGACCGGAAGTAAGGAGACACCCTGTCTTATTAAA GTACTCCGGAGATGGAAACACAGGTGGGGCAAATCAGGTCCATTGTGGTGCCTACAAATAAAGAAATGCCTGGAATTGGCGCAAAGTTGCATGCAAAAAGACCCAAACAAAAGACCTCCTATATCCCACATAGTCGGTGAACTCAACGAATTGGATACTAACGCCAATGTTTCTACACTTGATCAG ATAAATTCTTGCTTGGAGGACATGCTTGAGATTGAGCCACTTGAGCTTCATTTCCGGTTTGAGCATAATAAGGCGATAACACGCTCGGTTGAGCTGATCAATGATACAGACGATGCCTTCGCCTTCAGAATCACAGCCTCGAGCTCACTCCCGTACTACACAAAGCCAAGCAAAAGTATCGTTGGACCGCGATCCAGGTGCAGTGTCACCGTAGCATTGGAAGCACTTGAGATGGCACCGGAGCAATGCAAGTATGGTGCATCACGGTTCTATGTGCAGAGCACCAGAGTGGTTGAGAGTCTTACAGCTGAGGATATAACTGAAGACATGTTCGACGAAGAGACTGATGGTAAAGTGGTCGATAAGGTGGATTTGATTGTTTTCCTTGAGTGA
- the LOC101781987 gene encoding disease resistance protein RPP13, whose amino-acid sequence MEIVAGALPSLLPKLAELLTGEYNLQKEVKGGIIFLQAELESMQGALEKIAKTPADKLDDQDKVWASKMKEMSYDIEDTIDTYMVRCKGREPVEQHGFKKAIDKMLKWFRQPKIRRKIATEIREIKSRVIEVHERRRRYEVSLGVDKPVTVDPRLFAQYTEVKELVGIDEARDELINKIFIEENKVPLKQGRIVSIVGFGGLGKTTLANAVYKKIRAKFDCYAFVSVSQTPDLKKLYNSLLYDLGKSINEKTLGERQLIEVLREFLEDKRYFVVVDDVWDISVWKMIRCALPDNDVGYTIITTTRISHVAEQAGGAYNMKPLSLNNSRKLLYRRIFGNGNKDNNEDIVKCPDDELAEVSDRILKKCAGVPLAIITMASLLACKARNKMEWYGVYNSISTGLENNLNVDNMRKILSFSYYELPCHLRACLLYLSMFPEDYEIEKDHLIRMWIGEGFIQCDKAEKSLFELGESYFNELINRSMIQPIHNADDMISSMIKPIDDMIIHNADDMISSCRVHDMVLDLIRSMSCEENFVTVLSNMRGTSPSNTIRRLSLQNGQESHVMDQATWGLQHARSVVIFPASVSLMPSLDCCRVLRVLDLKDCNLSQANSILKCLGNIHQLRYLGLCETGISQLPEEIGNLKLLQTLDVRDNHISRLPSSVVQLRKLMCLYIDWYTSAPDGIGNLTCLEQLSVLRIDDSTRNIVEELGQLIELRRLSIELDKWNDKLWECLCKLQKMQNLFITVSADWMPGSPGQCSIGGSDAWAPRHLRVFCALDSCWFSTLPAWVNPSLLLDLTKLYIDVRELHQADLEILGRLPALRFLSLKVDNKNLSIIRGFVVGAGAFPCLISCYFCQFVWPVVFQQGAMPRLRELVFRPFYLREARRIAYTDGILDLGLRNLPAMQDVQADLRCDGAGKEEAEQAKAALMHEAEMHPNLPLRDISLST is encoded by the exons ATGGAGATCGTGGCGGGGGCACTGCCGAGCCTCCTCCCCAAGCTTGCTGAGCTGCTTACTGGCGAGTACAATCTTCAAAAGGAGGTGAAGGGGGGGATCATCTTCCTCCAAGCCGAGCTTGAGAGCATGCAAGGTGCCCTAGAGAAGATCGCCAAGACACCAGCAGACAAGCTTGATGACCAGGACAAGGTATGGGCTAGCAAAATGAAGGAGATGTCCTATGACATAGAGGACACCATTGACACATATATGGTGCGATGCAAGGGGAGGGAGCCGGTTGAACAGCATGGCTTCAAGAAGGCCATTGATAAGATGCTCAAATGGTTCAGGCAGCCTAAGATTCGTCGTAAGATTGCTACAGAAATCAGAGAGATCAAGAGCCGTGTCATAGAGGTGCACGAGCGTCGCCGCAGATATGAGGTCAGCCTTGGTGTTGATAAACCTGTTACTGTGGATCCTCGCTTATTCGCTCAGTACACGGAGGTGAAAGAGCTTGTAGGCATTGATGAGGCAAGGGATGAGTTAATCAATAAGATTTTCATAGAAGAGAATAAAGTTCCCTTGAAGCAAGGCAGGATAGTTTCAATTGTTGGATTTGGAGGCCTGGGAAAGACAACTCTTGCCAATGCAGTGTACAAAAAGATTAGAGCAAAATTTGATTGCTATGCTTTTGTTTCTGTTTCTCAAACTCCTGACCTGAAGAAACTGTACAACAGCTTGCTATATGATCTTGGCAAGAGCATCAATGAAAAAACATTGGGTGAGAGGCAGCTCATAGAAGTACTTAGAGAATTCCTTGAAGACAAAAG gtattttgttgttgttgatgacGTATGGGATATATCAGTTTGGAAAATGATTAGATGTGCTTTGCCTGATAATGATGTTGGATACACTATTATTACAACCACCCGTATTTCTCATGTTGCTGAACAAGCTGGGGGTGCTTACAACATGAAACCTCTTTCTTTGAATAACTCCCGAAAACTACTGTATAGAAGAATATTTGGTAATGGAAACAAAGACAACAATGAAGACATAGTAAAATGTCCTGACGATGAGTTGGCCGAAGTATCTGACAGAATACTGAAGAAATGTGCTGGTGTGCCATTAGCTATAATTACGATGGCTAGTTTGCTAGCTTGcaaagcaagaaataaaatggAGTGGTATGGGGTGTATAATTCTATTAGTACTGGTCTGGAAAACAATCTAAATGTGGATAATATGAGAAAGATTTTGTCATTTAGCTATTATGAGCTACCATGCCATTTAAGggcttgcttgttatatttgAGCATGTTTCCTGAAGATTATGAAATTGAGAAGGATCATTTGATAAGAATGTGGATAGGTGAAGGTTTTATCCAATGTGATAAAGCAGAGAAGAGCCTATTTGAACTCGGAGAGAGTTATTTCAATGAGCTTATAAACAGAAGCATGATCCAACCAATACATAATGCAGATGATATGATATCAAGCATGATCAAACCAATAGATGATATGATAATACATAATGCAGATGATATGATATCAAGCTGTCGTGTACATGATATGGTGCTTGATCTTATCCGCTCCATGTCATGTGAAGAAAACTTTGTTACTGTACTAAGTAATATGCGAGGTACATCTCCGTCAAATACGATTCGGAGGTTGTCCCTTCAGAATGGCCAGGAAAGTCATGTGATGGATCAAGCTACATGGGGCTTGCAACATGCAAGGTCAGTTGTTATCTTTCCAGCTTCTGTTTCTCTCATGCCGTCTCTTGACTGCTGCCGAGTTTTACGTGTTCTGGATTTAAAGGACTGCAATCTTTCACAAGCTAATAGTATCCTTAAGTGCCTTGGGAATATACATCAGTTGAGGTACTTGGGACTATGTGAGACAGGTATTTCTCAGCTCCCGGAAGAAATAGGAAACCTGAAGCTTCTACAAACATTGGATGTAAGGGACAACCACATTTCCAGGTTGCCTTCGAGTGTTGTCCAGCTAAGAAAGTTGATGTGCCTATACATTGACTGGTATACAAGTGCACCGGACGGAATTGGAAACCTAACATGCCTTGAACAGCTGTCAGTGTTACGCATTGATGACTCCACCAGAAACATTGTAGAAGAGTTGGGCCAGCTAATTGAACTGAGGCGGCTGTCCATTGAATTGGACAAGTGGAACGACAAGCTGTGGGAGTGTCTATGCAAGCTACAAAAGATGCAGAATCTATTTATCACAGTATCGGCGGATTGGATGCCTGGGTCGCCTGGACAATGCAGCATCGGCGGATCGGATGCCTGGGCCCCTCGACATCTCCGCGTATTTTGTGCACTAGACAGCTGTTGGTTTTCAACACTTCCGGCTTGGGTAAATCCATCGCTTCTTCTAGACCTCACCAAGCTATACATCGACGTGAGGGAGCTACATCAGGCCGATCTCGAAATCCTTGGGAGGTTGCCAGCTCTCCGCTTTCTATCTCTGAAGGTGGACAACAAGAACCTCAGTATCATTCGGGGATTTGTTGTTGGTGCTGGTGCGTTCCCGTGCCTTATAAGCTGTTACTTCTGTCAATTTGTGTGGCCAGTGGTATTTCAGCAGGGAGCTATGCCAAGGCTCAGAGAGCTTGTGTTCCGTCCGTTTTATCTGCGGGAGGCAAGACGAATTGCCTACACCGATGGTATTCTCGACTTGGGCCTGAGAAACCTGCCAGCGATGCAGGATGTCCAGGCTGACCTGCGATGTGATGGTGCTGGCAAGGAGGAGGCAGAGCAAGCCAAGGCTGCGTTGATGCATGAAGCTGAAATGCATCCCAATCTTCCCCTCCGTGATATATCTTTATCGACGTGA
- the LOC101776721 gene encoding P-(S)-hydroxymandelonitrile lyase: MAASSSCHCSPLLLALAAGLLILLVPPLASGSSHENSQEEDRILGMPGQPNDGVAFDMYGGYVTVDEGAGRALYYWFQEADRATADPATAPLVLWLNGGPGCSSVGSGAFEELGAFRVNTDGQTLLLNEFAWNKAANVLFLESPAGVGFSYSNTSSDLVVGDDRTARDSYIFLVKWFERFPQYKYRDFYIAGESYAGHYVPQLSQLVYRNNIGVEKPFINFKGFMVGNGLIDDLTDMIGMLEYWWHHGLISDETLASGLDVCLGSSLIHPSPECQKICDVQAAKEMGKIDGYSIYTPPCERGNPYDRMLERSRRPLMLPPYDPCTAWYSTNYLNIPEVQNAMHANVSGMIKYPWTMCNNPIYDNWTTITPNVSMIPIYKELIGVGLKIWVFSGDTDTAVPLSSTRRSLAALGLPVKTSWYPWYMVPTEVGGWSMEYDGLTYVTVRGAGHEVPLHRPEQALVLFKQFLLGEPMPAEAPKDASVILLPSEKAPSY, encoded by the exons CAAGTGGGTCGTCCCACGAGAACTCGCAGGAGGAGGACCGCATCCTGGGGATGCCGGGGCAGCCCAACGACGGCGTGGCGTTCGACATGTACGGCGGCTACGTCACCGTCGAcgagggcgccggccgcgcgctcTACTACTGGTTCCAGGAGGCAGACCGCGCCACGGCCGACCCGGCCACCGCGCCGCTCGTCCTCTGGCTCAACGGCGGGCCCGGGTGCTCCTCCGTCGGCTCCGGCGCGTTCGAGGAGCTCGGCGCGTTCCGCGTCAACACCGACGGACAGACGCTCCTGCTCAACGAGTTCGCTTGGAACAAAG CGGCGAACGTACTGTTCTTGGAGTCGCCGGCCGGCGTGGGGTTCTCTTACAGCAACACCAGCTCTGACCTCGTTGTTGGCGACGACAGAACGG CACGTGACTCGTACATTTTCCTGGTGAAATGGTTCGAGAGATTCCCGCAGTACAAGTACCGTGATTTCTACATTGCAGGAGAGAGCTATGCAG GTCACTATGTTCCTCAGCTGTCCCAGCTTGTGTACAGGAACAACATCGGCGTAGAGAAGCCTTTCATCAACTTCAAAGGTTTCATG GTCGGTAACGGCCTGATCGACGACCTCACCGACATGATCGGCATGCTCGAGTACTGGTGGCACCACGGCCTCATCTCCGACGAGACCCTGGCGAGCGGGCTCGATGTCTGCCTGGGTAGCTCCTTGATCCACCCCTCGCCGGAGTGCCAGAAGATCTGCGACGTGCAGGCCGCGAAGGAGATGGGCAAGATCGACGGCTACAGCATCTACACGCCGCCGTGCGAGAGGGGGAACCCATACGATCGCATGCTCGAGCGGAGCCGCCGC CCATTGATGTTGCCGCCCTACGACCCGTGCACGGCCTGGTACTCGACCAACTACCTGAACATCCCCGAGGTGCAGAACGCCATGCACGCCAACGTCAGCGGCATGATAAAGTACCCGTGGACGATGTGCAA CAATCCCATTTATGATAACTGGACGACAATCACGCCTAATGTTTCCATGATACCCATCTACAAGGAGCTCATTGGAGTTGGCCTCAAGATCTGGGTCTTCAG TGGTGACACAGACACTGCAGTGCCGCTGAGCTCGACCAGGCGCTCCCTTGCTGCCCTGGGCCTTCCTGTTAAGACCAGCTGGTATCCCTGGTACATGGTCCCAACTGAG GTTGGTGGCTGGAGCATGGAGTATGACGGCCTGACCTACGTCACCGTCCGCGGCGCCGGGCACGAGGTTCCCCTGCACCGTCCGGAGCAGGCACTCGTCCTGTTCAAGCAGTTCCTGCTGGGCGAACCCATGCCGGCCGAG GCACCAAAAGATGCCAGCGTCATCCTACTTCCTAGTGAGAAAGCTCCCTCCTACTGA